CGGTAAAGAAACGAGCGACGAACGGACTGACCGGGCGGTGGTAGATGGCATCCGGCGACCCGCTTTGGACCACCCGTCCAGCCTGCATCAGATAGATCCGATCGGCCATGAACATGGCTTCTTCCGGATCATGGGTCACCATCAGCGTCGCGGTCCCGCTCCGCTTGAGGACATGCAGAGTATCATCGCGGATCTGTTCGCGGAGCCTCGCATCGAGGCCCGAGAACGGCTCGTCGAGGAGCAGGATGGCAGGTTGAGGGGCTAGCGCCCGCGCCAAGGCGATACGTTGCTGCTGCCCCCCCGAAAGGGCGTGCGGATAGGCATCCGCATAGTCGGCCATGTCGACCTGGCCCAGTACTTCGGCGATCCGCACCGCACGTTGGCTTGCGTCCAGCCGCGCAAGGCCAAAGGCCACGTTACGTGCCACGGTCAGATGCGGAAACAGTGCGAAATCCTGAAATACCAGGCCGACACCACGCCGTTCCGGCGGCAGGCTTTGGCCCAACGCGCCATCCGCGACCAACTGGTCCTGCATGGCAACGCGGCCCTGCTGCACCGTCTCCAACCCAGCGGCGAGGCGCAGGATGGTGGACTTGCCACAACCTGATGGACCTAACAGGCAGATGACCTCGCCCTCGTCCACATGCAGCGAGACATGGTCTACCGCCCTGACATCGCCGAAGTCA
This genomic interval from Rhodospirillaceae bacterium contains the following:
- a CDS encoding ABC transporter ATP-binding protein, coding for MNGRPNRSLELFDLSHDFGDVRAVDHVSLHVDEGEVICLLGPSGCGKSTILRLAAGLETVQQGRVAMQDQLVADGALGQSLPPERRGVGLVFQDFALFPHLTVARNVAFGLARLDASQRAVRIAEVLGQVDMADYADAYPHALSGGQQQRIALARALAPQPAILLLDEPFSGLDARLREQIRDDTLHVLKRSGTATLMVTHDPEEAMFMADRIYLMQAGRVVQSGSPDAIYHRPVSPFVARFFTATNDLGGVVHGGMVQCPLGDLPAPGYAEGAVVQILLRPESIHLVGAGGVDPSGWIVPATVEEVRFLGSSKLLVVRLASGENRSLTLRVRHAGRLLPEPGSQILLQLDPADALIFPESRAGDDQYRRASTEIPDLSAG